gaagtatatacaaacaagtttgacggttggattgttgaaattagttttgtagaatgcgtaccccatcaaaacaatatattcactaacacttaagagtttatttatacttatattaagtataacataagattttgtggtatccactagtgtaaatattttaaattgatgatcgagttcattcattgtattcacatagtgtcaaggagtgtaactgtaaaaaatcatcaaattcggagttaaaataaacgttaaatcgtgattttttatttataactgtcgaaatgttttgtcccgttacttgagctctgaatgtttttttttttttttgcgatttttagtgtatgcaatcttgaaacatatacaaacaagtttgatagttggatcattgaaattagttttgtagaattttataatattttttttaaatatatatatatatatatatatataacttgcGCGACGTTTAAATGGGATCGTTGCGCAAAACCACTTTGCGCGACATCGTAATGTATACTTGCGTCGCGCAATGTGTTAAAAATTTGGCGGTTGTTTTGTAAAAATTAGGCgctgttttttaattttcccaAATTTGGTCTCACTCGGTCTTTCACATCTCGCGTAGCAGCCTTGAGCCTCCTAGGTCTGTCGGTCTTCAAtcactctctcaaactctctatCTCTCATTCCCAACACCATCTCTCGATTTCTCTCTATTTCTGCCTTCAtccaaaaaaaattcacatGCCTCCACCTCGGCCAAGCTCACGCCGCCGTCAATTTCGATGTCCTCTTCAGGTTCGCACATTCAATCTCATTATttgcatatttaatttaatgattGTGGTCAAATCCATGGTTGAAAAGGATGGGTCTGCAAAGGGAATTGTTTTCAGCTAGTTCACGCTCTTGGATATTTCAAGGTTCGAATACACCCAGATGAACAAGTCCAACGACAACGATTGGTTCCGAATATCCGCCGCCATCGGTGGACTGGCAAGTGCTGGTACGTCTACAACCTCCTCAAGTACGAGTTCGATCTCCAGTTCAATATCCCCATCACCTACCCTGCCACTGCATCGGAAATCGAGCTCCCTCAGCTAGACGGCAAGACCCAAAAGGTCGGCCTTATTTTGATTTTACGATTTTCCCTCTTCcctcatttttgttttctgattGTAATTTAAGTCCGTTAATTTCTGGGTAATTTTGGATTGGTTCAGATGTATATAGAGGGGAGAAGATCTGCTTGACAGTGCATTTCAAGCCGCTTTGGGCCAAGAACTggtgattttttttatcttgCTGTCTTTAATTTGTTGTATGTGTTGAATTATTGTGAATTTTTTATCTATTTGGTCATTGAGAAATTATAAGAAATGAAAGGAaagttgtttttcttttttttttttaattttttgttgggaaatttgtaataTTTGGGTTTACTTGAGATTTCGAAATCAGCTGTGAACTCGGCTCTTAATTTGCTTTAGAAGATATGACATAACAGAACAATAAAAACTCAAATGTTGTTGCAACTGACAaagaaaacttgaaatttgtttGGCTTTTTGATTATTTGCTTCGAGCAGAAAATTAGGATGCATGGTTTGTATATTTCAATATGTTAGTCTTTTGTTTCTGAAAccaatttttgtatttatattaAGTATCTTTGCCTCTGTGAAAGGAATTTCTTTTCGCATAACATGACTTACCTTGCATTTTCTTTGTGGAAGAATTATGTTTGTATTCTTTTCTGTGGATGGAAAATAATTTGTGTAAAACTTGCGCAAcgcattttatttttccttaatTTGAATTGTAGTGAGAAACATCCGTCTGTGGAACTTTTGTTTTTCATGGCATTCACATGGTAATTGATTACCATGAAAGTGTTAGTCTCCCTTTAATCTCTAACAAGGAACGTACTCTAATCTCTTTTGGAAAGCATTAATGCAAACAAACAACGTGCTCATTTGTTTAATTAAACATGTTTGGAGTTATCGGCTAGTAGTACTTATGATCTTTCTCATGTTATGCAGTCCAAGATTTGGTATGGCACATGCACTTTGTTTGGGTCTTGCACCATGGCTTGCTGTAATCATGCTTATAAGAATAGCAcatggtttttcttttttatatgaaGTTTATGAAAAGAGGATTGTGGCTGAAGCTGGATGCTTCACAGTATCGTAAGAAATAATGTTTTAGCATAAATTTTCTACGGTTTTGCATCTCAGTTATTAATATTAGAACAGAACAAAAATTTGGGCTTCCAATTGCTGGTTTTAACAAGTTAAAGGTCAAGAATCATGTAGTTTTGTTGCCTAATGACCACTTTTAGATATCTTCAAATTTGCACTGTCTCCAACGACCCTTCTCAGTTAATATTTGACATACATATGCACATATACACCATACAGAGGGACATAGTCCGACTCTCAAAAACTTTGTTCGAGTATTAAGCTCTAGTGATAAGCCACAGGATACAGTTTCCATAGCATAATCAAATTTTCGAGGTTTTGATTTAGAGGCAATATATGCATCAATGTTAAGGCTTATGTGATCAGTTACTATCATTGAACGTTAAGGCTTATGTGATCAGTTAATATGTTTGAATGTTGAGGCTTATGTGATCagttaatttctttgaatttcATCATATCTTGATTATTCTAAGCCTTCTTTAGTTGAATACTTGAATAAGATATGTGGATTAAactttgaaggttgacatatTCCAGAGGGACTTCATCCTTGATCCTTATTAACTGAGAAATGATAAGGTGAAGGGTGCTAACCTTAGGTGGCTTTACCCACATTTGTCTGTCATACTAGCCACTCTCTTTGTAAGGTATAACTGCTGATAGTAGCCTATCACCAACATAACTCCATCCCTGCAGTACGGTAATTATATGATTTACTTGCTTTAAAGATTCTACAATGAGAGACGTTCTACTAAACAAATATTAAGCACGAAAATTTCTTAAATGtgcttgtttttctttcttattgcTTACAATACTACTATTTAATGTCTCAATATGAAATTTCAAGCCTTGCATTTGTTTTCGTGCAATCCATACATACCGGGGAACCTATAGTAATATATGTTCTTTGGTATTCGGGGTTGGTAGAATTGAATCCATGGCTGTTTAGCAATTTCATAATCTATCATGTGTTTATCTTTTCTCAAAGGATCCCccttaatataatttttcaagagTTCTACTTATACAAGTACAAATTTTTTTCTTGATCCATATGCTTATGTCTGTGCAGATAGAGAGAAGCAACAATTGCTGAGGCTCAAGCATTAGGGGCAGTAGTTTGCTCTCAAGGTCCTTTGTTTGGAGGTGTTAAAAAAATGTGAAGGCTTCAAGTGACAATGTCCTTGTTTGTTGGAGGTCTCTGGATAGTTTGATATTTCTTTGTATATCTCATCGTTTTATTGTTTACTTTAGAAGATtacttgttttttcttttttgttcggacatcttgtatgtatattttcatatattttataattaaatacttttgctaggttaattaattattgtttagaatttaattacaatatttatcaaaaattaaaaaatatatatatttttgaccaaaacaaaaaaaaaaaaagagtttgcaCGACGCATGTCCTACGTTGCGCAATatttatcaaaaattaaaaaaaaaaatttttgaccaaaacccaaaaagggGTTTGCACGATGCATGACTATGTTGTGCAAAACGGCTTTGCGCAACGCATGTTACTTGTTCGTCGCCCAAACCTTAGTGTCAGTGCCTGTGCGCGATGAAGGttgcgtcgcgcaaacccttAGGCAATGATTTTTGACTTTGAGCAACGAAGGTacatacgtcgcgcaaagtgttttttctactagtgaatTTAGCTGGTATTAAGTTTTTGGATGTTGAAGGCAAGAAAGTATACATCATGCCTTCAACGAAATCCAATTTGGCGAACATGAAGCCGTACTTGCCTCTAATGACCTTGTAATTTGACTGTAGTCACTGTTTGAGTTTTGGGAAACAAAGTTAATCGCTTGAAAGTATAATATTTATTTGGAATTATGCCCAGCATTTCAGATGGCGATGTGAATTGTCATACCTCTTTAGTAGACTTCGTGATGGTTCTCTTCAGTATCCGacttgagtaaattgtagcaacagtctcttaactttaactcaatttgaGTAATGgttcttcaactaaaaattcattaccattaatcttccaactcatcaaaacatgcaactatggtccctcaattaaaaatttattaccattaataacgaaaatgaccataactacacgttttgatgacttggagggaccaatgataatagatttttagttgaggaaccattgttacaatttactcttcCGACTTTTGTAACTTGTAGAATTGTGATCCCATCTATGAATGAATGATTTTGTAGATGTGAATCTTCCTTGTGAATTTTGATCTTCTATTATTTATCCTTGTGCTTTTGGTTTCTATTTGCATGGTAATTTATGGACATTGTGCGTTGTTAATTTTGCTGGAACTTCCTTCTACTTATAGGTCTGGTGGGTTCTTCCACCACTTATGTCATTTCGTTAGGACTTTCGCCGTCTTTCAACCATCCTTCTAGGATAATCTCTTAAGTGGTTTATCATTTCATATATCGTGAACGACAAAGTTATGATTTGAGTGAAATATTAACGCAAATTTTAAATAACCGAAAAGTCGCGGCCAAAAAAAGGATCCAAATAAGGGATCAAAAGTATTATTAGAATTCGTCTGATCCTTATTGGTGGTTGGAACATAGATGAGCAAATGAACAAACTTACTATTCCAAAAGTAATATTCCATACCTACCGTCAACAACCACTGCATGCTTAGCACTTGAGAGAGAGTGTGTCGTGTGCCAACGAGTTCTCTTCTCTCGACCCCTGAGGTCTTGGTGCTCCCTTCTTCCCATGAGCCTTGATTTCTCCTCTTTCCCTGGGCCTTAGTCGGGCCTTCTCTTGAGCCTGCATTGTTTCTAGGGGCCGAAAAGGACCCTGTGTTAACAGTGGGCTTGCTGCATGTTCCcaagagaagaaaataaaaatcgcTTCATCATATGCAAGATAACGAAATTGCTCTCTTAATTGGCCTTATATTTTTGGCGTTGCTCCTCCGAACGCTACGTACAAAATTCCAATTTGTCCATTGGTTTGGTTGGTTCGAGGGAGTACTCCTGAGGTGGTGGTTTAGAAATTAAACGTCAGAAGCGACTGATTGAGGAACCATGAACTTGATGGAACTGAAGCCATCGATGTGTGATCACTTCTGATGTTTTCAGACGATGTGCAACTTCTTTTTCACTTGGAACGACTAATTAATGCATTCTGGAAATTCACTCATCATCTTTTGAGGCGCTCCTTAATCCGAAAACCGAAAATAATTTTAGGGTATAGAGAGGGTAATATGATATGATATCAAAGAGAGATATAAATGGAAAATCTCTTTGAATCACTCCAACAACCAATTCACGAACCTCATGAATGGTAAAATGGTCAACTCCCATATATCATCCATACCTAACAGAAAACTAACTGCACTTCAAACAAGACCTGTACTTTGAGATGACACTTACATGCGTTCAACATCAAGTTCCCCATTCCTTTCCTCAACCGTCATATGGTTTTAACTCAGCCATCATTCGCAAGTCCCTCAAATATGCCTCTAAGTCCAGAAATTCTTCTTTCTTGGGCTCCTCTCCCAAAATATCATCCtctctcatttcttttctcCATTTCTCACGTTGTTGGGGCTCAACGCACGGGCAATCTGTAGTCCAGTGCTCACCCAATACCATACAATAGGTACACAACTTGAGAGTAGCACGTCCTGTCCAGCCCCGGCGAGTAGGGTGGCCCCCCGGCTGAGCACAACAATCACAAACTATTCCATACCTACCGTCAACAAGAGTTACCTCCAGAGGGTTTGGGATATTTATCACGTAAGGGCAACCAGCACTCGTGTGGTCTTTGTCCTTTCCACAAACTCCACAAGGACCATATCTAAGTTTTGTTGCTGCTAATTCTGCTTCCAAGTCCTTGTGCCCTTTCTTCTTTCCTGCCATTATTaaataccaaaaacaaaaagaacaaaaatcacATCAACGCCCATATTGTTCCCAACACACAAGATAAGTCACTACAACATGACATTAaatattaaggaaaactaatgaaaatagtttgaaaactttaagttttaactataaggacaaaataaaaagtagagtaataatatcatgattgactttttagtgtaaaatgtagtttttcgtaaaagtgaacagtactaaaagcttttcgttaaagtttcataaatattatAGGATTGGGAGGATTTTATAACAAAGTTATCAatcatttaataataatttaatctctattacaacaacaaatagTTACAACTGAAATACATACTCCAGGGTGGGAACGGAATTGAACTTCAAGGATAGGACGCAGATGGATATTTTATTTACATTAAACTTtccctaaataaataaatgtagcACTTTACAATTTATCTACATAAACTCCCTAAAAGAATCCAAATAGGCGCATTGCATAATAAACCCTAAAAGATAAACGGAAACTTACGATTATGCCCCTGAACCGATTCTGACTTGGCTTTCGCGTGGGCTTCTACTTCTCCACCGATTGCGCGGCGGAACATGGCAACGCATTCCTGTACGCGGCCGACCACGGGAGCGGATCTCAAAGTCCGGCAGATCATGGCTCTTTGCGAGTGAGAGAGACCCTGAAACCTCTGCTATTGCTCATTTTTGGACAATGACagatatttattttcttttgggcCTGACAGGCGACCCATCTTTTGAGAGGTTCTCGAGCAAGATATTTATATTCTTCCTATGAAAACGGGTGACCCATATTTTGCAAAATAAAAATCGCCGCAACGCCCCTCCAAGCCGGTGCCCATCGACATCGGGGCGCGGAGGTGTATGTGGAACCTTACGTGGAGAAGGGCTACGGCTACCAATTTGTTTGGATCAGGAGGAGTCCACTGAAGATTGAATGCCTACATTTGGGAGGCTCATGTATTGTTTGCACTTTTACTTTCGCTAAACGATTTAAGTACAAATTTTACTAATTTTTTCGTCGCTGCATAGCTTATAGTATGAAGTTTAcgcaaaaaattaccaaaaagagTCGTCACATCAAATTTATAAACTAGTTTGTTATCATATCTAATCGTGACTTTGAAGGAAACAATATCCAAGACGACTAAAATATGGTAATCTTATCCAAGGAAATTCATGATCACCATATGCAGCACCAAGTTGCAGAgaacaaaatctgcaaaagccCGTTCCGGTGCTAAATCCTGCAGTTTTTACACGCATAGATCAGGATGACGGAATATGATGAGAAAGTTGTGGTAAGACAATGTTAGCTATGTTGTAATATCTCAATATATGATGAAGAATTGACACGAGAAAGAAAACTGGTCTAGAATATGCAAACATGTCACAACTACCAATTTGTGAATCGGACACAAGGACAAGAATCACACTTTACCTTaaattctttattttctttgttcacTTGAATACGGAGACAAACTGCAAAAGAAATAATCAGGTTGAGAGTTAAAATCCTCGCATCTAATATGGATTTACACctgaaaaagaaataaactacATATTCCTCCTTACCAGCAAGGACTGCCGTCCCAATGCAAGAAAGTACTCCTGAAAGGAAAGAGTTGAATGGGAACGACCCGACAATAGCCATGTAGACTACCTGTTCAAAACAAAGTAGAAAACCAAATGAAGATTAAACGAACGATATAGAGTTCCAATGCAGACGTTCACTTCAACCATTCAAGCTCTAGTTTTCTAGGAATTCAAATAAACATATGTTAAGGTGATAGAGACAAAGAGTGGACATGGTGAATCTAACATTGACGAAATACGGCAGTAGACAGTCCAGAACTGTAATTCTAGAAACAGGGTGGTCGCATGAATCCATGTTATTTATCCAAACAAGAACTGTCACTAGAACCTCAAACCTATGTTCGTCTACAATAACGTCTTACTTAACATCTAGAAAATAACATGGCACTTGTACGGTTGTACTCCCAAACATGCTTGCAGACAGTAATTTTCTCTTGTGAAAAAACTTatgattaaaaaatataaatttaggCCTACCATAACTATAGAAATAGACTATTGTTGGCAAAATTACACCTACCATAACACAAATGATTACACAAAGTAAAACCTTTTAGATGTATCTACATGCCATGCCGGTGAAAGAGTCAAAGTTCTGTAGTAACTCCATGTCTTGTGAACAGCCAGAGAGGAAATAACTAAATCAATTTTCTAGTCACTGGTGTAAGTCATTTTTCTCATTTGACTAGTTTCAGATCTATACAAGCAAAGCTCTATTTCCTCGAGATCGCATCGAAATGGGGCATCGCGATCTCTGCAAAATGATAATTTT
This genomic interval from Malus domestica chromosome 05, GDT2T_hap1 contains the following:
- the LOC103436627 gene encoding dolichyl-diphosphooligosaccharide--protein glycosyltransferase subunit DAD1, with protein sequence MGKASHSSTAQDAVALFDSLRSAYSATPTTLKIIDLYIGFAVSTALIQVVYMAIVGSFPFNSFLSGVLSCIGTAVLAVCLRIQVNKENKEFKDLAPERAFADFVLCNLVLHMVIMNFLG
- the LOC108173313 gene encoding uncharacterized protein, with the protein product MICRTLRSAPVVGRVQECVAMFRRAIGGEVEAHAKAKSESVQGHNRKKKGHKDLEAELAATKLRYGPCGVCGKDKDHTSAGCPYVINIPNPLEVTLVDGRYGIVCDCCAQPGGHPTRRGWTGRATLKLCTYCMVLGEHWTTDCPCVEPQQREKWRKEMREDDILGEEPKKEEFLDLEAYLRDLRMMAELKPYDG